The nucleotide window ATGTAAGTTCTTGATCCAACATTACTTCCTGATAATATCTCTGCTTCAATAACACGTTTACCAAGACGTGTGATTTGAAGACGCGTACCATTGCACAAACCGTTTTGCTGATCAATATTCCTCAAAAGCATAACCGGAACGCCCAATTTTAATACCAATCTATGATTTGGTAACCCTGATACTTTTACACTATTTAACACATCTGGATTATACAAATCTTGATGTAACGGATCGTTGATTTCCTCAGTCGGACATAAACTATCAGAGCTAAGATACTCTACTTCTTCACCGGGAAACAAATCAAGCGAACGGTCATTTATCTCATGAACAACTTCATTCTTAGGAGCGAGTATAGCTCTCTCAGAAAAGTAGTCACGGTCTTTATAACGATGAAGAACTGAAGGATATACAAAGTCAATCAAACCTTGAATTGGATCATTCTCATCAGTTATTAAGAGATGAGCAGGTATTTCAATATTTCCATCACCGTCGATAGAATCACCAACATTACCTTCGCCAATGTCAAGAAGCCATTTACCAAATTCGTTTATCTCCATAACGTTTGAGCTACTTGATCCAACCGACAAACGCATGTTGATTGTCAATTTCAACACCTTGCAACTGGACCAGATGTGGGATGAACATAATGAGGCGTTTACGATATCTTGCCTGCTTCCATTTTGTACAACTGGTAGGATTTGTCTAAAGTCACCACCAAATACAATAGTTTTCCCACCAAAAGGAAGTTCTGAATTTCGTGAATCAAAAACACTCAAAACATCCTTCATTGTACGATCAAGAGCCTCGAAAGCATGTTTGTGTATCATCGGTGCCTCGTCCCAAATAATCAACTTTGCTTCATATAAAAGATTCGCGATTTCAGTATTAGGCTTTATATGGCATACCGAATCTTCATTGAGATTAATTGGAATATGAAATCGCGAGTGAGCAGTACGACCGCGTGATAACAACAAAGATGCAATACCACTTGAAGCAACATTAATAACAATCTGTCCATTGCATCTAATAGAAGCACCTAAAGTTTTCCACAGAAAAATCTTGCCCGTACCACCATAACCGTACACAAAAAACACACCACCCTTACCAATCCGAACAGCATCCATAATTTCATTATACACGGCTCTTTGATCGCCGTTTAAACAGCTGTGAAGATTATTGAACTCAGCCGTAACTTCATCCATGTCAAAAGAAAGCTCCTCGTTTATCAAACGGTTGCTCTCGGACATCAGATAGTCATCATCAGGATAAGGCATTGGTGAAAACCTGTGCAAGCTGGATCCATTACGAAGAAGGAATTTTTCGATTTTCGACAACGTAATATTCTTTAAACGttcctcagaaacaacgaaatCTACAATGATAAGAAAAATTATTAAATATAACGAAAATACTTGAAAATTTAACATCACAAAATATAACAAAAGGATAAAAAAGATGCCGCTCATGCCAGAATCTTTCCGCATATTGTATAAAATGTCCTCGGACAATAGCTCCCACGTTTTCTCCCAAACAACTTCAGGTCTAGATAGCGTATTAGACAATAGAAGTGTTGCAAACAAAGAACGAAGATAATGACCATTTCCTGTGAAACTGGATTCTTTAATACACTCGATATATTCATTGTCATCATCTAACAGGCCACGTGCATAACACGCATCCCGAAATGTAGGATAAACAACACCATCATATGTTCTTATTTCTTCAAATGATCGTGGTCCTTTAACCTTAGTAAGAAGAATTCTTAGGTAATAAGCCTCACCAAGAGATGGAGACGCAGAATAAATTCTTCCAATAACAACATAATTTTGGCGTTGCTGCCAGCAACGATCTTTTAACTTCCACACATATTTTGTGGGAAACTCAACATAAGTAAGTTCTCTTGCTTCAGGCTTAGAATTGTTCATCTTCATCCATTCTAAGAAAATAGAGGAATTTACTTGAGGTTTGTTTAGGACATCCTCAATATCATCGTCACAACTAAATACAACATTTTGTTGTCCTGGAAGATGAAATGGTAACCTCATAACAGATGGATACCGATAATGAACATCATTGCCAAATATTCTCCAGCTGGCTTCACATGCGGAAACATATCTAGCTTCGTAGTACTCTTTAATTTCATCTTTTGGAATTTCCTCATCTGGGCCTCTGTCTGAATCAAAAACAGCAACAGTGGCTCGATCAGGTCCTTTATTAATGTATTTAAACAAATACTTTATTGAGCCAGCCTGGTTGCACCATTCCACGTTGATGTGTGCCTGATATCTTTTAAGTAGGTTTTTGTTGTATGGAACTACACTCCTATTGTCTAAAGTAACGCCCTTCTTGACAACTGTGTGACCAGAATCTCTTCTCCTATAAACTGGAAAACCATCAGAATCAATGGAAGTGGAATCCAAAAACCTCTTTGGAAAATTCTTTGAACAACGGTTCCCAACCATGCATGGACATTTCATGTTCGCATATCCACAAGGACCATGAATCATAAAGTCACTCACAAGAGAATACAATTCAGGATCCTCATTCTTATCAGGAATTTCAGCTGATATAAAGGGATCGATGTGTTCAACCGTAGGAAGCTTATGATCAGCTTTCATAAATAAGCAAATATGCGCATGTGGCAAACCACGTTTTTGAAACTCAACGGTATAAACAACTacaaaacaaaaaatattttaaagATAAGTACAAAAGTTAAATATAATGTATGGAAAGACCAAATAATTGTATAAATTGAAAGTAGTTGATGTATTGACATACCTGCATTAATATCGCCAAAAATTTTGTTTTGCTTCATATCTTTTATCAATTCATCAAGTTTCATCTTAAACAATCGACAAAGTATGTCAGGTCTGTCTTCAGGCTTAATTGAAGAGTCACCAATAAATCTTACAATCTCAGGCCATTTCGGATTACATGTGATTGTGATAAAGAAATCAGGATACCCATACTTCCGACATAACGCCATAGCATCTAAGTAATTTTGCATCATGTATCGAGAACCACCCGTAAAAGATGAAGGTAATATAACAGGTTGTCCCGTATGACTCAAATCACTCTGACCAACGTCTTGAACATTTTTAAGACTGTTAAGCGAATCAGATCGCAGTTTGATTTGCTGAAAACGTATGTAGTTTAGCCTCTCACTCTCAATCATTGTGTAGGCATCGACTAAAAACTGCTGAAACAACCTTCTTGCATTAAGAATTAGAGAAAAGTTGTTATGCCTATCCTGAATTCTATAAGCAAAGAACTCCCTCATAGTACAAGTTGGTCTTGTCTTCTTTGTATTAGGACCAAAATCTCTATGAGGAATGTTAATCCTATATCCATCGTCTCCATACGGAAAAAGAATTGGATA belongs to Helianthus annuus cultivar XRQ/B chromosome 5, HanXRQr2.0-SUNRISE, whole genome shotgun sequence and includes:
- the LOC110943922 gene encoding uncharacterized protein LOC110943922, whose translation is MENVDRITLLNDIDVLTTNYTIKVKIVSLWRKKMRDNERETYRIDMILMDEKGSKIQASCMHKLFSKFERHLNVDECLIIKRPSLAANTASFKIVPNNQKLTFYYHTFVEKCNVWDGPQYVFNFVEFNDVLSKKIKEGTTVDFIGYVGVCYNIEDTNKKDGSKGKRLNLKLQDLEDAQIDLTLWDDHAKDMYSYMISEKREAHVVVVVHFGAVKSYKGKWGLSNNFDGSRLFINDNFDDMLLFKQKFLAKLSASSESSSHAGSYMMCSVEDEFLKNDVFSPLAYLPSILEPKKVVVVGTIVAIVSDKMWYYDGCNYCKSKVEKKFETYDKDDGTSDVRDTQLYQCSNKDCNGKEVFPMSRFKIPVRVQDSTGTVTLTLFDHEAMKFVRKTSKELIQIQDELLKTNDFPREYPVEFEELLNQKCAFVIKVTDFNIANGVENYGISVVTTDDDILDKLNKKFKIDQIDAYETFGMSQSELQTSGAEGLKDADSYTGDNTTPISKDYAVDLKQSSSDMKRNLDDVYLNEVGLASSATEQAKCRRSLRKLYIDNKRSNAAAFPEYVVRALEAKHRRKLRKLYLDSKRSNVTKKFISRGGTSTSSSSTPIRLNNKENFTPNISNTTFPTESSTGIGTNNIASSSTLPLNDCFSLHPRISNKRNTTFLSSELSSIKKMSSGKRRLIHKPIEIQPIPMVVLDSDDEIHVNEVVLDATKGVSKDYVDHGDQTLTCGLCFANLWPTEGGKGRITLQKQTYSLCCGYGKVDLPEYKDSDPSYQMLFRGLDQESKYFLKNIRRYNSMFSFTSMGGKVDTKINKGNAPFVYRISGQNAHSMGSLLPKHGAQPKFSQLYIYDTENELSNRELLSSDSSSKASIRAKELDVKFIKMVRDHLHDNPNVTLKLRIISQRDRDGRTYNLPTCSEVAALIVDEPDLQIESRDIIVEMRSGDLKRISELHPSYLALQYPILFPYGDDGYRINIPHRDFGPNTKKTRPTCTMREFFAYRIQDRHNNFSLILNARRLFQQFLVDAYTMIESERLNYIRFQQIKLRSDSLNSLKNVQDVGQSDLSHTGQPVILPSSFTGGSRYMMQNYLDAMALCRKYGYPDFFITITCNPKWPEIVRFIGDSSIKPEDRPDILCRLFKMKLDELIKDMKQNKIFGDINAVVYTVEFQKRGLPHAHICLFMKADHKLPTVEHIDPFISAEIPDKNEDPELYSLVSDFMIHGPCGYANMKCPCMVGNRCSKNFPKRFLDSTSIDSDGFPVYRRRDSGHTVVKKGVTLDNRSVVPYNKNLLKRYQAHINVEWCNQAGSIKYLFKYINKGPDRATVAVFDSDRGPDEEIPKDEIKEYYEARYVSACEASWRIFGNDVHYRYPSVMRLPFHLPGQQNVVFSCDDDIEDVLNKPQVNSSIFLEWMKMNNSKPEARELTYVEFPTKYVWKLKDRCWQQRQNYVVIGRIYSASPSLGEAYYLRILLTKVKGPRSFEEIRTYDGVVYPTFRDACYARGLLDDDNEYIECIKESSFTGNGHYLRSLFATLLLSNTLSRPEVVWEKTWELLSEDILYNMRKDSDFVVSEERLKNITLSKIEKFLLRNGSSLHRFSPMPYPDDDYLMSESNRLINEELSFDMDEVTAEFNNLHSCLNGDQRAVYNEIMDAVRIGKGGVFFVYGYGGTGKIFLWKTLGASIRCNGQIVINVASSGIASLLLSRGRTAHSRFHIPINLNEDSVCHIKPNTEIANLLYEAKLIIWDEAPMIHKHAFEALDRTMKDVLSVFDSRNSELPFGGKTIVFGGDFRQILPVVQNGSRQDIVNASLCSSHIWSSCKVLKLTINMRLSVGSSSSNVMEINEFGKWLLDIGEGNVGDSIDGDGNIEIPAHLLITDENDPIQGLIDFVYPSVLHRYKDRDYFSERAILAPKNEVVHEINDRSLDLFPGEEVEYLSSDSLCPTEEINDPLHQDLYNPDVLNSVKVSGLPNHRLVLKLGVPVMLLRNIDQQNGLCNGTRLQITRLGKRVIEAEILSGSNVGSRTYIPRISMIPSDKKIPFKFQRRQFPITVCFAMTINKSQGQSLSRVGIYLRDPVFSHGQLYVALSRVKTKDGVKVLIFDKDGRPTNKTANVVYKEIFGKL